ACAATCTATTACTCATCCGCTAAAAATTTACAGAAAAATAGCCCGATTTCAATAAAACACCTATTTACTTACAATTTCTACAAAGACCTCTTCCAAACCCTTCTTGATAGATTCTATATTCAGTATCTCCATATTGTTCTGTTTTAATGTTTCTAATTCATCTACAAGTTTATCTTTATCTACTATTTTGTTCTGTATGTCACCTTTATCTTTATGTGTAACCTTAAAACCTCTTACGGTTAAGGCTTGTATCTCTTTTCTGTCCATCAAAGAAACCAACTCTCCCTTATTTATGATACCAACCCTATCGCACAGTTCTTCCACATCCGGTATGATGTGAGATGAGAAGAAAACTGTTTTGCCTTCATCTTTTAAATCCTTAATAATCTTCTTTAAGATAAATCTGCCCATCGGATCCAATCCACTCATAGGCTCATCCAGAATAAGAATATCGGGATTGTGTATAATAGCCATAACAAATCCTAACCTCTGTATCATGCCTTTGCTATACTTTCTCACCTGCTTGTCTGCTACATCTAACAGCTCAAAAGTTTTTAACAGCTTCTCTTCTCTTTTAC
This DNA window, taken from Deltaproteobacteria bacterium, encodes the following:
- a CDS encoding ABC transporter ATP-binding protein, whose protein sequence is MNCLTKGKITRALKGLSLNIKQGEIFGFLGPNGAGKTTTIKIMVDLIRADKGEVLINGISSLNPKSRESIGFLPEHPAYFDFLTGRELLRFAGKMHNAYDSKREEKLLKTFELLDVADKQVRKYSKGMIQRLGFVMAIIHNPDILILDEPMSGLDPMGRFILKKIIKDLKDEGKTVFFSSHIIPDVEELCDRVGIINKGELVSLMDRKEIQALTVRGFKVTHKDKGDIQNKIVDKDKLVDELETLKQNNMEILNIESIKKGLEEVFVEIVSK